In Alkalihalobacillus sp. TS-13, the following are encoded in one genomic region:
- a CDS encoding glycosyltransferase family 4 protein encodes MKICHITSVHSGLDTRIVIKECQSLAKAGHDVSYIVPKEENRTEYGVKIVGVSSSPRHPVERILKTTRSVFEAAEAENADVYHFHDPELIPIGMKLKKLGKKVIYDVHEDVPEQILSKQWIPKRVRKLMSKAFARYEKKASSKFDAVVTATPYIMDKFRPHNPNTVTVHNYPILRELIDEEDSERGMASMESGKVVYLGGIYRLRGIVEMINAMEWVNQVSPAELVLGGTFAQPALEDEVKQLSGWKHVDYRGFLSREEVKQTLAESQVGLVLLHPEPRFVVSLPIKMFEYMSAGLPVIASNFPLWKEIVEDNDCGICVDPLDEAKVSKAILELLEDPERCRRLGENGRRAVAEKYNWEKESERLLEIYNNFND; translated from the coding sequence ATGAAGATTTGTCACATAACATCCGTTCATTCGGGACTGGACACCCGGATCGTCATCAAAGAGTGTCAATCCCTTGCGAAAGCTGGGCATGACGTAAGCTACATCGTCCCGAAGGAAGAAAACCGAACAGAATATGGGGTCAAGATTGTAGGCGTTTCATCTAGTCCGCGACATCCAGTTGAACGGATTTTGAAGACGACGAGATCTGTTTTCGAAGCTGCTGAAGCTGAGAATGCAGATGTGTACCATTTCCACGATCCTGAGCTGATTCCAATCGGGATGAAGTTGAAAAAGCTAGGGAAAAAAGTGATTTATGATGTGCATGAGGATGTGCCAGAACAGATTTTATCAAAGCAGTGGATTCCGAAAAGAGTCCGGAAACTGATGTCGAAAGCTTTTGCACGATATGAAAAGAAAGCTTCAAGCAAGTTTGATGCTGTCGTTACCGCAACTCCTTATATCATGGATAAATTCCGTCCCCATAACCCAAACACAGTGACGGTCCATAACTATCCGATTCTTCGTGAACTTATCGATGAGGAAGATTCTGAACGAGGAATGGCGAGTATGGAAAGTGGCAAGGTCGTCTACCTCGGAGGCATTTATCGATTGAGAGGAATTGTCGAGATGATCAATGCCATGGAGTGGGTCAATCAGGTCAGTCCCGCTGAGTTGGTCCTTGGCGGTACTTTTGCTCAACCTGCACTCGAAGATGAGGTGAAGCAGTTATCTGGATGGAAACATGTCGATTACAGAGGGTTTTTATCACGTGAGGAAGTGAAACAGACGTTGGCTGAATCGCAGGTTGGATTAGTTTTGCTCCATCCGGAACCGCGCTTTGTCGTTTCCTTGCCGATCAAGATGTTCGAATATATGTCAGCAGGGTTACCGGTCATCGCTTCGAATTTCCCGCTTTGGAAAGAAATCGTCGAAGACAATGATTGCGGGATATGCGTCGATCCACTGGATGAAGCGAAAGTTTCAAAAGCGATACTTGAATTACTGGAAGACCCTGAGCGCTGCAGGCGATTGGGAGAGAACGGACGAAGAGCTGTTGCAGAGAAATATAATTGGGAAAAAGAGAGTGAAAGATTGCTCGAGATATATAACAATTTTAATGATTGA